From the Cucurbita pepo subsp. pepo cultivar mu-cu-16 chromosome LG05, ASM280686v2, whole genome shotgun sequence genome, one window contains:
- the LOC111795582 gene encoding E3 ubiquitin-protein ligase RHA1B-like produces MGFPASYTELLLPKLFIHVLSLLGFLRKLISLLFRLLGLQDFLEPDIPWSNHSDSFPTGPLTDLDPLSAAVLREILPVVRFSELLDPPESCAVCLYEFETDDEIRRLANCRHIFHRGCLDRWIGYGQRTCPLCRTVFIPPDLRTGGCNFDDRPWEDSELFEALHTDSSSSSTPTLLSAGL; encoded by the coding sequence ATGGGCTTCCCTGCAAGCTACACTGAGCTGCTTCTCCCGAAGCTCTTCATCCATGTACTCTCCTTACTCGGCTTCCTCAGGAAGCTTATCTCCCTCTTATTTCGCCTTCTAGGGCTCCAGGATTTCCTCGAACCGGACATTCCTTGGTCTAATCATTCTGATTCTTTTCCGACGGGACCATTGACGGACCTCGATCCTCTTTCCGCTGCTGTTCTCCGTGAGATTCTTCCTGTCGTCAGATTCTCTGAACTTCTGGATCCGCCGGAGAGCTGCGCTGTTTGTCTCTACGAGTTCGAGACCGACGATGAGATCCGCCGCCTCGCGAACTGTCGACACATCTTTCACCGCGGATGCCTCGATCGGTGGATCGGTTACGGCCAGAGGACCTGCCCGCTGTGCCGGACGGTGTTCATTCCGCCCGATTTGCGGACTGGTGGTTGTAATTTTGACGATAGGCCTTGGGAGGATTCGGAACTCTTCGAAGCACTCCACActgattcttcttcatcctcgACGCCGACTCTTCTCAGCGCTGGTTTGTAG
- the LOC111796245 gene encoding ubiquitin-conjugating enzyme E2 4-like yields the protein MSSPSKRREMDLMKLMMSDYKVETINDSMQEFYVDFHGPKDSLYQGGVWRIRVELPDAYPYKSPSIGFINKIYHPNVDEMSGSVCLDVINQTWSPMFDLVNVFEVFLPQLLLYPNPSDPLNGEAAAVMMRDRAAYEQRVKEYCEKYAKPEDIGGVGEEKSSDEEVSEDEYSSDDEEMAGQADA from the exons atgtCTTCTCCCAGCAAGCGACGCGAAATGGATTTGATGAAACT GATGATGAGTGATTACAAGGTGGAAACCATCAATGATAGCATGCAAGAGTTCTATGTCGACTTCCATGGTCCTAAAGACA GTCTTTACCAAGGAGGTGTGTGGAGGATTAGGGTGGAGTTGCCAGATGCTTATCCTTACAAGTCACCTTCAATTGGcttcatcaacaaaatttatCATCCAAATGTTGATGAAAT GTCGGGCTCGGTTTGTTTGGATGTTATCAACCAGACATGGAGCCCTATGTTTG ACCTTGTAAATGTTTTCGAAGTGTTTCTTCCACAACTTCTCCTGTATCCCAACCCGTCGGACCCGTTGAACGGCGAAGCTGCTGCAGTAATGATGCGTGATCGCGCTGCATATGAGCAAAGAGTAAAAG AATACTGTGAGAAATATGCAAAGCCAGAAGACATTGGAGGTGTTGGTGAGGAGAAATCCAGTGATGAAGAGGTGAGTGAAGATGAGTACTCCTCAGATGATGAGGAGATGGCAGGCCAAGCTGATGCTTGA
- the LOC111794939 gene encoding BTB/POZ domain-containing protein At1g63850-like, which yields MALPASTTTTTTNATSTNSLSSSSSSHNKPTKLKRRKCRDITVSAKSDSFSSTSSNSSSGSHVFSNRKLDHPPVIVSSENSWCCPATKPSVTPAVLPPPPPPPPFPPSKSRRGVVSPTPTNGNRASDSVVSPSDSPSTFRIRFSPGSFSPVMDFTTSSSANAAVAAGFNGHSGSNHDSFPSSFSKFNSALTAGLLNPMSPPPSTDKTRSSPTLFEMMASEPDIHPRTSQIPSHSAPVSVHKNQIPIQDKQAVMMQRISELLGSRSPGNQFNDASSSDIKLTLSSRDGISVSMNVHRQILVAHSRFFALKLSERWAKQQRSPSPYIVEIADCDDVEVYIETLKLMYCRDLRKKLMKEDVPRVLGVLKVSAAIGFDAGVLSCLEYLEAAPWAEDEEEKVASLLSELHLEGVAAGEVLKRVSIEVTNGPEDGNDNEEVLLKLLHVVLEGKDEKARREMKGLVSKMLRESSSQNDLRKESLYSACDGCLQLLRHHFMRAVGDFQGVGEIAKQADNLHWILDILIDRQIAEDFLKIWASQSELAAAHSKVPAVHRFEISRVTARLFVGIGKGQLLAPKDVRYQLLQTWLVPFYDDFGWMRRASRGLDRHLIEDGLSNTILTLPLAWQQDILLAWFNRFMNSGEDCPNIQRGFEVWWRRAFWRRNGEQERPRPIRIATPTSENS from the exons ATGGCTCTGCCCGCATCCACAACCACAACTACCACCAACGCTACTTCTACTAattccctttcttcttcttcttcttctcacaaCAAACCCACTAAGCTTAAGCGACGGAAGTGCCGGGATATCACTGTTTCGGCTAAATCCGACTCGTTTTCCTCTACTTCTTCTAATTCCTCTTCTGGGTCTCACGTTTTTTCCAATCGAAAGCTTGATCATCCTCCTGTGATTGTTTCTTCGGAGAATTCCTGGTGTTGTCCCGCTACAAAACCCTCTGTAACCCCTGCggttcttcctcctcctccgccaccgccgccgttTCCCCCCTCGAAATCTCGTCGGGGGGTTGTTTCTCCGACACCCACTAACGGGAATCGAGCATCGGATTCGGTTGTCTCTCCGTCCGATTCGCCGTCTACTTTTCGCATACGGTTTTCTCCGGGTAGTTTTTCGCCGGTTATGGACTTCACTACGTCTTCTTCCGCCAACGCCGCGGTAGCGGCGGGGTTTAATGGCCACTCTGGATCGAACCACGACTCTTTCCCTTCGAGCTTCTCGAAGTTCAACTCTGCTCTCACCGCTGGGCTATTGAACCCAATGTCGCCGCCGCCATCGACTGATAAAACCCGATCGAGTCCGACCCTTTTTGAAATGATGGCGAGCGAGCCTGATATTCACCCTAGAACTTCTCAGATCCCTTCTCATAGTGCACCTGTTTCGGTTCATAAGAACCAAATTCCTATTCAGGACAAGCAGGCCGTGATGATGCAGAGGATTTCTGAACTTTTGGGATCTCGGAGCCCTGGAAATCAGTTCAATGACGCCTCTAGCAGTGATATCAAACTCACATTGAGCTCTAGAGATGGGATTAGTGTTTCAATGAACGTTCACCGGCAAATTCTTGTCGCTCACAGTCGGTTTTTCGCTTTGAAGCTCTCGGAACGATGGGCGAAACAACAGAGGTCGCCGTCGCCATACATTGTAGAGATTGCTGACTGTGACGATGTTGAAGTGTATATTGAGACCTTGAAACTGATGTATTGTAGAGATCTGAGGAAGAAGCTGATGAAGGAAGATGTTCCCAGAGTTCTTGGAGTTCTAAAG GTTTCAGCTGCCATCGGGTTCGATGCAGGCGTCTTGTCGTGTTTGGAGTACTTGGAAGCAGCTCCATGGGCtgaggatgaagaagagaaagtgGCATCACTCTTATCTGAGCTTCACCTTGAAGGTGTTGCAGCAGGGGAAGTTCTTAAGAGGGTCTCAATTGAAGTTACTAATGGACCTGAAGATGGTAATGACAATGAAGAAGTTCTGCTAAAGCTTCTACATGTCGTTCTGGAAGGAAAAGACGAGAAGGCTAGGCGCGAGATGAAAGGATTAGTCTCGAAGATGCTTCGTGAGAGTTCGTCGCAGAACGACCTTAGAAAAGAATCCTTGTATTCGGCTTGTGATGGTTGCCTGCAGTTGCTTCGCCATCACTTTATGAGAGCGGTAGGGGACTTTCAGGGTGTTGGGGAGATTGCCAAGCAGGCTGATAATCTGCATTGGATTTTAGATATCTTGATTGACAGACAGATAGCTGAAGATTTTTTGAAAATCTGGGCTTCTCAATCTGAATTGGCAGCTGCACACTCTAAGGTGCCTGCTGTCCACAGGTTCGAAATCAGCCGAGTAACTGCTCGGTTATTCGTTGGCATTGGCAAAGGTCAACTTCTGGCTCCTAAAGATGTGAGATATCAGCTTTTGCAGACATGGTTGGTGCCATTCTATGACGATTTTGGTTGGATGAGAAGAGCGTCGAGAGGCCTCGATCGCCACTTGATCGAGGATGGCCTTAGCAATACAATTCTCACTCTACCTTTAGCTTGGCAACAAGACATATTACTAGCTTGGTTCAATCGATTCATGAATTCAGGTGAAGATTGCCCAAATATACAACGCGGGTTCGAAGTTTGGTGGAGAAGGGCATTTTGGAGACGTAACGGTGAACAGGAGCGCCCTCGACCGATACGAATTGCCACCCCAACGTCAGAGAATTCATGA
- the LOC111796243 gene encoding beta-adaptin-like protein B, whose translation MSGHDSKYFSTTKKGEIPELKEELNSQYKDKRKDAVKKVIAAMTVGKDVSSLFTDVVNCMQTENLELKKLVYLYLINYAKSQPDLAILAVNTFVKDSQDPNPLIRALAVRTMGCIRVDKITEYLCDPLQRCLKDDDPYVRKTAAICVAKLFDINAELVEDRGFLDSLKDLISDNNPMVVANAVAALTEIQENSSRPIFEITSHTLSKLLTALNECTEWGQVFILDALSRYKAEDAREAENIVERVTPRLQHANCAVVLSAVKMILQQMELISSTDVVRNLCKKMAPPLVTLLSAEPEIQYVALRNINLIVQKRPTILAHEIKVFFCKYNDPIYVKMEKLEIMIKLASDRNIDQVLLEFKEYATEVDVDFVRKAVRAIGRCAIKLERAAERCISVLLELIKIKVNYVVQEAIIVIKDIFRRYPNTYESIIATLCESLDTLDEPEAKASMIWIIGEYAERIDNADELLESFLENFPEEPAQVQLQLLTATVKLFLKKPTEGPQQMIQAVLNNATVETDNPDLRDRAYIYWRLLSTDPEAAKDVVLAEKPVIGDDSNLLDSSLLDELLANVATLSSVYHKPPEAFVTRAKTTQKTDDEDFPEGSDAGYSEPSAQAAAGGSASPPTSSDAPYSVSKKPVPGPASSSPPPSVPDLLGDLIGLDNSAIVPVDEPTTPAGPPLPILLPASAGQGLQISAQLTRQDGQIFYHLLFENNTQIPLDGFMIQFNKNTFGLAAAGALQVPPVQPGSSASTLLPMVVFQNLSQGPPSSLLQVAVKNNQQPVWYFNDKISMHIFFTDDGRMERANFLETWRSLPDSNEVSKDFPALFITNVEAVLERLAATNMFFIAKRKHANQDVFYFSTKIPRGIPFLVELTTVIGSPGLKCAVKTPNIDMAPLFFEALETLLKE comes from the exons ATGAGCGGCCACGACTCCAAGTATTTTTCCACCACTAAGAAGGGTGAAATTCCCGAGCTCAAAGAGGAGCTTAATTCCCAGTACAAG GATAAGAGAAAAGATGCTGTTAAAAAGGTCATTGCTGCAATGACTGTCGGGAAGGATGTATCATCACTGTTCACAGACGTGGTAAACTGCATGCAGACTGAGAATTTGGAACTGAAAAAGCTGGTTTACTTGtatctaattaattatgctAAAAGCCAGCCTGATCTAGCCATTCTTGCTGTGAACACATTTGTGAAG GACTCACAAGATCCAAATCCTTTGATTCGTGCTTTGGCCGTAAGGACAATGGGATGCATTCGTGTGGATAAAATTACGGAATACTTGTGTGATCCCCTTCAGAGATGCCTTAAG GATGACGACCCTTATGTCCGCAAGACAGCTGCCATTTGTGTAGCCAAACTTTTTGATATAAATGCTGAGTTAGTTGAAGACAGAGGCTTTCTGGATTCTCTCAAAGATTTAATATCAGACAATAATCCAATGGTTGTTGCAAATGCTGTGGCTGCTCTTACTGAGATACAGGAGAATAGTAGCAGACCCATATTTGAGATTACAAGTCACACGCTGTCAAAACTTCTCACAGCTTTGAATGAGTGTACTGA GTGGGGTCAAGTTTTTATTCTGGATGCACTTTCTAGATACAAAGCAGAGGATGCTCGTGAAGCAGAAAATATAGTGGAGAGAGTTACTCCACGGCTACAGCATGCTAATTGTGCAGTTGTTTTGTCAGCTGTGAAG ATGATTCTTCAACAAATGGAACTTATCAGTAGCACTGATGTAGTTCGAAATCTTTGCAAAAAGATGGCTCCTCCTCTTGTAACTTTGCTCTCAGCAGAACCTGAAATACAATACGTTGCTTTGCGAAATATTAACCTTATAGTACAGAAACGACCTACTATTCTTGCACATGAAATTAAG GTTTTCTTCTGTAAGTACAATGATCCGATCTATGTAAAAATGGAGAAGTTAGAGATCATGATTAAGCTTGCATCTGACCGAAACATAGACCAG GTCCTGCTGGAGTTCAAAGAGTATGCCACTGAAGTAGATGTAGATTTTGTAAGAAAGGCTGTCCGTGCCATTGGTAGGTGTGCAATCAAGCTAGAGAGAGCTGCTGAACGATGCATAAGCGTGTTGCTCGAGCTGATCAAAATTAAAGTGAACTATGTGGTTCAAGAGGCTATCATAGTCATCAAGGATATTTTTAGAAGATATCCAAACAC TTATGAGTCCATCATTGCTACACTCTGTGAAAGCTTAGACACGTTGGATGAGCCAGAAGCCAAG GCATCAATGATCTGGATTATCGGAGAATATGCAGAGAGAATTGACAATGCAGATGAACTTCTTGAAAGCTTCTTGGAGAATTTCCCCGAGGAGCCTGCACAAGTCCAGCTACAGTTGCTGACTGCAACTGTCAAACTTTTTCTTAAGAAGCCAACTGAGGGACCCCAGCAGATGATTCAG GCTGTTTTGAACAATGCTACTGTGGAGACCGACAATCCTGATTTGCGGGACCGTGCATATATCTATTGGCGACTCCTATCAACTGATCCAGAG GCAGCTAAGGATGTGGTTCTTGCTGAGAAGCCTGTAATTGGTGATGATTCAAATCTGCTTGATTCCTCGCTCCTAGATGAGCTGCTTGCCAATGTTGCCACTTTATCCTCTGTATATCATAAGCCTCCTGAAGCATTTGTGACCCGTGCGAAGACTACTCAGAAAACTGATGATGAAGATTTTCCTGAAGGAAGTGATGCAGGGTATTCAGAGCCTTCTGCCCAAGCTGCTGCTGGTGGCAGTGCATCGCCTCCAACTTCTTCAGATGCACCTTATTCAGTATCAAAGAAACCAGTCCCTGGCCCAGCCTCTTCTTCACCTCCACCTTCTGTTCCAGATTTACTTGGTGACCTGATTGGACTCGATAACAGTGCTATTGTCCCTGTTGATGAGCCTACTACTCCTGCTGG CCCTCCATTGCCTATTCTGCTACCGGCATCAGCTGGTCAAGGCTTACAAATCAGTGCACAGCTCACACGACAGGACGGTCAAATATTTTACCATTTGTTGTTCGAGAACAATACACAGATTCCACTGGATGGGTTCATGATCCAGTTTAACAAGAATACCTTTGGTCTCGCAGCTGCAGGAGCCTTACAG GTTCCACCAGTGCAACCTGGGTCAAGTGCAAGTACTCTCCTGCCTATGGTTGTGTTCCAAAATCTGTCGCAAGGTCCCCCAAGCTCACTTTTGCAGGTAGCTGTGAAGAACAATCAGCAGCCAGTGTGGTACTTCAATGATAAAATCTCAATGCACATTTTCTTCACCGATGATGGGAGGATGGAACGTGCAAACTTTCTTGAG ACTTGGAGGTCCCTCCCAGATTCAAATGAAGTTTCTAAAGACTTCCCTGCCCTTTTTATAACCAATGTCGAGGCTGTTCTGGAACGACTCGCTGCTACAAACATGTTCTTCATTGCCAAAAGGAAACACGCAAACCAGGACGTTTTCTACTTCTCTACTAAAATTCCCAGAGGAATCCCGTTCTTGGTCGAACTGACTACGGTGATCGGAAGCCCCGGACTGAAATGCGCTGTCAAAACTCCAAATATTGACATGGCACCACTCTTTTTTGAAGCTTTGGAGACCCTGCTCAAGGAATGA
- the LOC111796244 gene encoding probable E3 ubiquitin-protein ligase RHB1A, which translates to MGGCCCCSSRGTESNITPGYYYYPRASEEHVPLSSPLSATPAFPTGILVDTNLDTSIPDTYRSPPLPIPYDVVLTHPHTPPAAQEIVSNKNEATAQTPNTDVIQETACINTRETSAKCDAIDESDCKKHTDFEVDTLKESEIGLSKGVESVVIPVEEEDVCPICLEEYDGENPKLTTKCEHHFHLACILEWMERSDICPVCDQEMVFSPPID; encoded by the exons ATGGGAGGTTGCTGCTGTTGTTCCTCAAGAGGAACAGAATCAAATATTACACCAGGCTACTATTAT TACCCAAGAGCATCGGAGGAGCATGTTCCCTTGTCATCTCCACTTAGTGCTACCCCAGCATTTCCAACGGGGATTTTGGTTGATACAAATCTGGACACATCAATTCCAGACACTTATAGATCACCCCCATTGCCTATCCCATATGATGTTGTTTTAACACATCCACATACTCCTCCTGCGGCTCAAGAAATCGTCAGCAATAAGAATGAAGCTACAGCTCAGACCCCAAATACTGATGTAATTCAAGAAACAGCATGCATAAACACACGGGAAACTTCAGCCAAATGTGATGCCATCGATGAATCAGACTGCAAGAAACATACAGATTTTGAGGTGGACACGTTAAAGGAATCTGAAATTGGACTCTCAAAGGGTGTAGAATCTGTGGTCATACCTGTGGAAGAGGAGGATGTTTGTCCCATCTGTTTGGAAG AATATGATGGGGAGAATCCAAAACTCACGACAAAATGCGAGCATCATTTTCATCTCGCATGCATTCTGGAATGGATGGAAAGAAGTGATATCTGTCCTGTGTGTGATCAG GAAATGGTTTTTAGCCCTCCAATTGATTAG